A single window of Bacteroides sp. DNA harbors:
- a CDS encoding T9SS type A sorting domain-containing protein, whose amino-acid sequence MKTKFTILSWVLLSFALTGFSAAFAGAPKEDNPNFRYIDDFELGVDLWWLPEGSGSTIGVILEVDGVPTTFREAETEIVNPATASTGSMKLAYLWDTEIAYEPGAIRHLIRQHMPAGNANVPERQFLPDQAIEVFVYGDGSGNKFRMMTRETGNNQLEGSQWFVIDWVGWKRITWRLSEDPVIGWVNGDGQWTGNPIYFDSFQITWSGQAAGETGDLYFDDLRIVDPFMVNFNVDDGSANPITDAMVSINGMDYEAGLYDFELFPGEYQYFVQKEDFLTSSGTFTVDDADLSLDVSLAAGTDSEFLVTFTVLDTEGELITDAVVSIDGVSMPAGDYTFNATPGFYDYLVTRSGYYPTEGYFSVVDGNVFVNIELVQDPAIFNNIFLSWDVAATAEEAQYRAEHYSVWVAPMPEEGGDYTFNMEDFSMVYEETLDTETPAWEYQNRSIEISGFNDSSIRVAFRHHDVTGMERLVIDNVEIVALRTGDSPAVILTEDFSGGVVDPLDPMWLPEGWMAIDVDEDGRNWYFSVLETDGYLASRSRLANNDPLTPDNWLVTAEVTLPVVIFYNITFEITDQDGNDVEGATIIINGETLEAGVYTYAAPNGTYAYSIEKAGYQGTSGEVTVDGADITVPATIIQERYEVVFNLDARYAPGFEPGTGTYYITGSFPGINWAEPGTMEDEQLMDATDNVYIFTLTKELPAGSFEYKYFSGPSWDDGEWAGGDNRMLEVTGPMEVNDWFGYMTDPTTVPLVEEISLNVYPNPAKDQLNIVSNEMIREIRVIDMLGQIVYTSSVQDERHILNVNHFRTGIYFVHVLTPIGIHTRKVQVIK is encoded by the coding sequence ATGAAAACAAAGTTTACCATTCTGTCATGGGTGTTACTGTCCTTTGCTTTGACAGGTTTTTCGGCTGCATTTGCCGGAGCACCCAAGGAGGATAATCCAAACTTCCGCTACATTGATGACTTTGAATTAGGAGTTGACTTATGGTGGTTGCCTGAAGGAAGCGGAAGCACCATTGGGGTCATCCTAGAAGTGGATGGTGTGCCAACAACTTTCCGTGAAGCTGAAACCGAGATTGTAAATCCGGCTACGGCAAGCACTGGTTCGATGAAACTGGCTTATCTTTGGGACACCGAGATTGCTTACGAACCCGGGGCCATCCGCCACCTGATCCGGCAACACATGCCTGCCGGTAACGCCAATGTACCTGAAAGACAATTTTTACCGGACCAGGCCATTGAAGTGTTTGTATATGGCGATGGTTCAGGAAACAAATTCCGCATGATGACCCGGGAAACCGGCAACAACCAGCTGGAAGGATCACAATGGTTTGTCATTGACTGGGTGGGCTGGAAACGCATCACCTGGCGCCTATCGGAAGACCCTGTCATCGGTTGGGTCAATGGCGATGGTCAATGGACCGGCAATCCTATTTATTTCGACAGCTTTCAGATCACATGGAGCGGACAGGCAGCAGGCGAAACTGGTGACCTCTATTTTGACGACCTGCGTATTGTCGATCCGTTCATGGTGAATTTTAACGTAGATGACGGCAGTGCAAACCCCATCACCGACGCAATGGTTTCCATCAATGGCATGGATTATGAGGCCGGGCTTTATGACTTCGAACTCTTCCCGGGCGAATACCAGTATTTTGTTCAAAAAGAAGACTTCCTGACTTCTAGCGGCACCTTTACCGTTGATGATGCTGACCTGTCATTGGATGTCTCTTTGGCAGCAGGTACGGATTCCGAATTCCTGGTCACCTTTACCGTGCTCGACACCGAAGGAGAACTGATCACCGATGCCGTTGTGAGTATTGATGGGGTTAGTATGCCTGCCGGCGATTATACCTTCAATGCCACCCCGGGGTTTTATGATTATTTGGTTACCCGTTCGGGATACTATCCCACAGAGGGCTATTTTTCGGTGGTTGACGGCAATGTTTTTGTCAACATTGAATTAGTTCAGGATCCAGCAATCTTTAACAACATTTTTCTTTCCTGGGATGTGGCAGCCACGGCAGAAGAAGCCCAATACCGCGCTGAACACTACAGCGTTTGGGTAGCCCCAATGCCCGAAGAAGGTGGCGATTACACTTTCAACATGGAGGACTTTTCCATGGTTTATGAGGAAACCCTTGACACGGAAACCCCTGCATGGGAATACCAGAACCGCTCCATAGAAATTTCAGGCTTCAACGATTCAAGCATCCGCGTTGCTTTCCGTCACCACGACGTTACAGGCATGGAGCGTCTTGTCATTGACAATGTTGAGATCGTGGCCTTGCGTACAGGTGACTCCCCTGCTGTTATCCTCACTGAAGATTTCTCGGGTGGTGTGGTCGATCCCCTTGACCCCATGTGGCTGCCCGAAGGCTGGATGGCCATTGACGTGGACGAGGATGGCCGCAACTGGTATTTTTCCGTTCTGGAGACCGATGGTTACCTGGCAAGCCGTTCGCGCCTGGCCAACAACGACCCCCTGACCCCCGATAACTGGCTTGTCACTGCCGAGGTGACCCTGCCCGTGGTGATCTTCTATAACATCACCTTTGAGATCACGGACCAGGATGGCAATGATGTGGAAGGGGCTACCATTATCATCAATGGCGAAACCCTTGAGGCTGGCGTTTACACCTATGCGGCTCCCAACGGCACCTATGCCTATAGCATCGAAAAAGCCGGATACCAGGGAACCAGCGGGGAAGTGACTGTTGACGGGGCAGACATTACCGTCCCGGCCACCATCATCCAGGAACGCTATGAAGTGGTCTTTAACCTGGATGCCCGCTATGCCCCCGGCTTTGAACCCGGCACTGGCACCTATTACATCACTGGTTCATTCCCCGGAATCAACTGGGCAGAACCCGGCACCATGGAAGACGAACAATTAATGGACGCTACGGATAATGTTTACATATTTACCCTCACAAAAGAGCTTCCTGCTGGTTCCTTTGAATACAAGTATTTCAGCGGCCCCTCCTGGGATGACGGCGAATGGGCAGGCGGTGATAATCGCATGCTGGAAGTTACAGGTCCCATGGAAGTCAATGACTGGTTCGGCTATATGACCGATCCAACGACTGTGCCTTTGGTGGAAGAGATCTCTCTGAATGTCTACCCCAATCCAGCCAAAGACCAGCTGAACATTGTTTCCAATGAAATGATCCGTGAGATCCGTGTGATCGATATGCTTGGCCAGATCGTTTACACCTCTTCCGTTCAGGATGAGCGCCACATATTGAATGTTAACCATTTCCGCACTGGCATTTACTTCGTTCACGTATTGACGCCCATCGGCATTCACACCCGCAAGGTTCAGGTCATTAAATAA
- a CDS encoding ring-cleaving dioxygenase → MIEGLHHVTAMTGNIRKNIRFYTEILGLRFVKKTINYDSPDTWHFYFGDATGSPGSVITFFPFMGMPRGQAGVGSANVTGFSVGADSLDFWKKRLKEYQVDFRGPFHRFDESYFTLYDLDGMELELVASPNDPRQGVETPGIRAEDAIKGFSHIELTCSIADKTAFFMINVLDHHRLREENDRIRLYAGENRPGHYVDLVSRPSLPLHKGGIGTVHHVAFSTPDLEAQKALRDRIAKAGIQVSPVQDRQYFHSIYFREPGGILFEIATKGPGFLIDETPETLGQNLKLPSWMEEDREKIEAQLPSLD, encoded by the coding sequence ATGATCGAAGGATTACATCATGTAACAGCAATGACAGGAAATATCCGGAAGAACATAAGATTTTATACGGAAATCCTGGGTTTGCGCTTCGTGAAGAAGACCATAAACTACGACAGCCCTGATACCTGGCATTTTTATTTTGGGGATGCAACGGGTAGCCCAGGCTCCGTAATCACATTTTTCCCTTTTATGGGGATGCCCCGGGGTCAGGCAGGTGTTGGCTCGGCCAACGTTACCGGGTTTTCGGTGGGAGCTGACTCGCTCGATTTCTGGAAAAAACGCCTTAAGGAATACCAGGTCGACTTCCGGGGGCCCTTTCATCGCTTCGACGAGAGTTATTTTACACTGTATGACCTTGATGGAATGGAACTGGAACTGGTGGCCAGCCCAAACGACCCCCGACAGGGTGTCGAGACCCCTGGGATACGGGCAGAAGATGCCATCAAGGGGTTCAGCCACATAGAACTAACCTGCAGCATTGCCGATAAGACTGCTTTCTTTATGATCAATGTATTGGACCACCATCGGCTTAGGGAAGAAAACGACCGTATCCGCCTGTACGCTGGGGAGAACCGCCCGGGTCATTATGTTGATCTGGTATCGCGCCCTTCTCTGCCTCTTCACAAAGGCGGTATTGGCACCGTTCACCATGTAGCTTTTTCCACCCCTGACCTTGAAGCCCAGAAAGCCCTCAGGGATCGAATCGCAAAAGCAGGCATTCAGGTCAGCCCGGTGCAGGACCGTCAGTATTTCCATTCGATATATTTCCGTGAGCCCGGCGGAATATTATTTGAGATTGCCACCAAGGGCCCCGGATTCCTGATTGACGAAACTCCAGAGACGCTTGGTCAAAACCTGAAGCTGCCTTCCTGGATGGAAGAAGACCGGGAGAAAATTGAAGCCCAACTACCATCCCTGGATTAA
- a CDS encoding alpha/beta hydrolase: protein MNTSEHIHRFVPARASVEKAYTLLLLHGTGGDENNLMGLADHFGQAFNYLSPRGQVLENGMPRFFRRLSEGVFDQKDLEKRTRDLATFIRHAGTHYGFNPRKVIALGYSNGANIAASLMLSGENVLKHAILMHAMVPFIPSDFPLLQHSQVLLTAGENDPIVPAENTSALADLLVQAGAEVEIFWHQSGHTLIEEEIARAQLFLNNLNI, encoded by the coding sequence ATGAATACCTCTGAACATATCCACCGTTTTGTCCCTGCAAGGGCTTCTGTTGAGAAGGCTTACACCTTGTTGTTGCTTCACGGGACAGGAGGGGATGAAAACAACTTAATGGGGCTTGCAGATCATTTTGGCCAGGCGTTTAATTACCTGAGTCCGCGGGGACAGGTGCTTGAGAATGGCATGCCGCGTTTTTTCAGGCGGCTCTCTGAAGGGGTCTTTGATCAGAAAGATCTGGAGAAGCGTACGCGCGACCTGGCCACTTTTATCAGGCATGCTGGGACACATTACGGGTTCAACCCCCGTAAAGTCATTGCCCTTGGTTATTCCAATGGAGCCAATATTGCTGCCAGCCTGATGCTTTCGGGTGAGAACGTGCTGAAACATGCCATCCTGATGCATGCCATGGTGCCCTTTATTCCCAGCGACTTTCCGCTCCTTCAGCATTCACAAGTGTTGCTGACGGCAGGTGAAAACGATCCCATCGTCCCTGCCGAAAACACTTCAGCCCTGGCCGACTTGCTGGTTCAGGCCGGTGCAGAGGTGGAAATATTCTGGCATCAATCAGGACATACACTGATCGAAGAAGAAATTGCACGCGCTCAATTGTTTTTAAATAACCTTAATATTTAA
- a CDS encoding DUF4105 domain-containing protein — translation MKKISLLLLVGLLFSPVLLSAAQGELSPSARISLLTATPGDELYSVFGHSALRVRDPETGLDEVYNYGTFDFDTPNFYLKFLRGKLFYKLSVVPHEYFLLEYRYEGRGISEQILNLSQEETRRIYDFLQVNRQPGNEYYLYDFFYDNCATRIRDIVENQLEPDWGEDPVPEYSRSFRDMLKPFLVNKPWALFGVDLVLGLPSDREATPWHYMFLPDEMFLAFSQARHANGRPLIEQYALVLEQTFSPGKSHWLTPLVAAWMVFLLGILSLLKVRIARVFDKIFFTILGLVGLVILFLWFLSDHTATNANLNLLWALPTHLYFIFKGNMIYPIGIPRYYFKVVFFLNLFLLLFWPLLPQGFHPAFLPLILLSAVKVFLYGYGDAWKRLPFMRRRR, via the coding sequence ATGAAGAAGATATCTCTTTTGTTGCTAGTTGGCCTGCTTTTCTCGCCGGTTTTATTGTCTGCTGCCCAGGGTGAATTGTCGCCCAGTGCTCGCATCTCCCTGCTGACGGCCACCCCCGGCGATGAGCTGTATTCGGTCTTTGGTCACAGTGCCTTGCGCGTTCGTGATCCCGAAACGGGACTGGACGAGGTTTATAATTACGGCACCTTTGACTTCGACACCCCAAATTTCTACCTGAAATTTCTCCGGGGGAAACTGTTCTACAAACTATCTGTAGTGCCCCATGAGTATTTTTTACTGGAATACCGCTACGAAGGCCGGGGCATCTCTGAGCAGATCCTGAACCTCAGCCAGGAAGAAACCCGCCGGATATATGACTTCCTGCAGGTAAACCGCCAGCCCGGCAACGAATATTACCTTTACGACTTTTTCTACGACAACTGCGCCACGCGTATTCGCGACATTGTTGAAAATCAGCTGGAGCCCGACTGGGGTGAAGACCCGGTGCCTGAATACAGCCGGTCGTTTCGCGACATGCTCAAGCCCTTCCTGGTGAATAAACCCTGGGCACTTTTCGGCGTAGACCTGGTGCTGGGGCTGCCTTCTGACCGCGAGGCCACCCCCTGGCATTATATGTTCCTCCCCGATGAGATGTTTCTTGCATTTTCTCAGGCCCGTCATGCCAATGGCAGGCCCCTTATTGAGCAATATGCCCTGGTGCTGGAACAAACCTTTAGCCCAGGGAAGAGTCACTGGCTTACCCCTTTGGTGGCAGCCTGGATGGTTTTCTTGCTAGGGATTCTGTCTCTGCTGAAAGTTCGTATTGCAAGGGTTTTCGACAAAATCTTTTTTACCATTCTTGGCCTGGTGGGACTCGTCATCCTGTTTCTTTGGTTTCTTTCTGATCATACGGCTACAAACGCCAACCTGAACCTGCTCTGGGCATTGCCTACCCATTTGTACTTTATTTTCAAGGGGAATATGATATACCCCATAGGCATCCCCAGGTATTACTTTAAGGTGGTGTTTTTCCTGAACTTGTTCCTGCTACTTTTCTGGCCGTTGTTGCCCCAGGGATTCCATCCCGCTTTTCTGCCCCTCATTCTTTTGTCGGCCGTCAAAGTATTCCTTTATGGATACGGGGATGCCTGGAAGCGGTTGCCCTTTATGCGGCGCCGGCGTTGA
- the rplM gene encoding 50S ribosomal protein L13: MNTLSYKTISANKETANKEWVLVDAENQILGRLASKVAKIIRGKHKVNFTPHADCGDHVIVINADKIQLSGSKWDQKEYVRHTGYPGGQRFTSAKQMLVKKPEAIIEKAVKGMLPKNRLGRAIFGNLYVYAGSEHPHQAQQPQQINLNTIK; the protein is encoded by the coding sequence ATGAACACTTTAAGTTACAAAACCATATCTGCCAACAAGGAGACCGCCAACAAGGAATGGGTTCTTGTGGATGCAGAAAACCAGATACTTGGCCGTTTGGCCTCCAAGGTTGCCAAAATCATCCGGGGGAAACATAAGGTCAACTTCACCCCGCATGCCGATTGCGGCGATCATGTAATCGTCATTAATGCTGATAAAATCCAGCTCAGCGGGTCAAAATGGGATCAGAAGGAATATGTCAGACATACCGGATATCCCGGCGGACAACGTTTTACCAGCGCCAAGCAGATGCTGGTAAAGAAACCTGAGGCCATCATCGAAAAAGCGGTGAAGGGCATGCTTCCCAAGAACCGATTGGGACGGGCCATTTTTGGAAACCTTTATGTTTATGCCGGCAGCGAACATCCGCACCAGGCGCAGCAACCCCAGCAAATCAACCTTAACACAATCAAGTAA
- the rpsI gene encoding 30S ribosomal protein S9 translates to MEIINTSGRRKTAVARIYMKPGNGQITVNNKDYKEYFPTGILQYVVNQPFAITSNEGKYDVNVNLDGGGFKGQAEALRLAISKALVEINAEYRPPLKEKGLLRRDPRMVERKKPGQKKARKRFQFSKR, encoded by the coding sequence ATGGAAATAATCAACACCTCTGGAAGAAGGAAAACCGCTGTTGCCCGCATTTACATGAAACCCGGCAACGGTCAGATCACTGTCAACAACAAGGACTACAAAGAATATTTCCCGACTGGTATCCTGCAGTACGTTGTAAACCAGCCTTTCGCAATTACCAGCAATGAAGGCAAATACGATGTTAACGTAAACCTCGATGGAGGGGGCTTTAAAGGTCAGGCCGAAGCCCTCCGGCTGGCTATCTCAAAAGCACTGGTGGAGATTAACGCTGAATATCGTCCCCCGCTGAAAGAAAAAGGCCTGCTTCGCCGTGACCCACGCATGGTTGAGCGTAAAAAGCCCGGCCAGAAGAAAGCCAGGAAGAGATTCCAGTTCAGTAAACGTTAA
- the rpsB gene encoding 30S ribosomal protein S2 translates to MARTNYNELLDAGVHFGHLRRKWNPNMAPYIFMERNGIHIIDLNKTIAKIDEAAAAMKQIAKSGKKILFVATKKQAKDVVANLVKQVNMPYVTERWPGGMLTNFATIRKAVKKMATIDKMATDGTFDNMSKRERLQVTRERAKLEKQLGSISDLNRLPAAVFVVDICKEHIAIAEARKLNIPTFAIVDTNANPNEIDFPIPANDDASKSIHIIVKLMIEAIQEGLEERKLEKDKAVEEEEDMDVDVDMEGEGKGAEAIEEDEEEVALRKARAAKKAKLDTEEEEEKAPKAPKGAPLKKPQAKRPRL, encoded by the coding sequence ATGGCAAGAACCAATTATAATGAATTATTAGACGCTGGTGTGCATTTCGGCCACTTAAGAAGGAAATGGAACCCCAACATGGCTCCTTATATCTTCATGGAACGCAATGGCATCCACATCATTGACCTCAATAAAACCATTGCCAAAATCGATGAGGCGGCTGCCGCAATGAAGCAAATCGCCAAATCGGGCAAAAAAATCCTTTTTGTCGCTACCAAAAAACAGGCAAAAGATGTGGTAGCCAACCTGGTCAAGCAGGTAAACATGCCTTATGTGACTGAACGCTGGCCCGGCGGGATGCTGACCAACTTTGCCACCATCCGCAAGGCCGTAAAGAAAATGGCCACCATCGACAAGATGGCTACCGATGGCACCTTCGACAATATGTCGAAACGCGAACGCCTGCAGGTAACCCGCGAAAGGGCAAAGCTTGAGAAGCAGCTGGGCAGTATCTCTGACCTGAACCGATTACCGGCCGCCGTTTTTGTGGTCGACATCTGCAAAGAGCATATTGCCATTGCCGAAGCACGCAAACTCAACATCCCCACTTTCGCCATTGTCGATACCAATGCCAACCCCAACGAGATCGACTTCCCGATCCCGGCCAACGACGACGCCTCCAAGTCCATCCATATCATCGTAAAACTGATGATTGAAGCAATTCAGGAAGGCCTTGAAGAACGCAAACTCGAGAAAGACAAAGCCGTCGAGGAAGAGGAAGATATGGATGTGGACGTGGATATGGAAGGTGAAGGCAAAGGTGCTGAAGCCATTGAAGAAGACGAGGAAGAAGTAGCGCTTCGCAAAGCCAGAGCTGCCAAGAAGGCCAAGTTAGATACTGAAGAAGAAGAGGAAAAAGCACCCAAGGCACCCAAAGGCGCTCCCCTGAAGAAACCTCAGGCAAAAAGACCAAGATTGTAA
- the tsf gene encoding translation elongation factor Ts: MANITAAEVNKLRQQTGAGMMDCKKALVESDGDFEKAIEILRKKGQKVASSRADREANEGVVLAKVNADATQAAIIMLNCETDFVAKNQEIIDFTRSILDLGIEKNCQNLEEVKAADMNGRSVEANLTDLIGKTGEKLNLSHFDVISGAKAFAYIHPGNRVASIAALNKADVNDIDQLGKDVVMQIAAMSPVAIDKDDVDPKIIEKEIEIGKDQARQEGKPEELVEKIALGKLNKFYKESTLLNQEFIKESKKTVRQMLEDADKNLTVVAFKRLALGQ; encoded by the coding sequence ATGGCAAACATAACAGCTGCAGAAGTAAATAAACTGCGCCAACAAACCGGAGCAGGCATGATGGACTGCAAAAAAGCCCTGGTAGAATCCGATGGCGATTTTGAAAAAGCCATCGAAATCCTTCGCAAGAAGGGGCAAAAAGTAGCCAGCAGCCGTGCTGACCGCGAAGCCAACGAAGGTGTTGTGCTGGCCAAAGTCAATGCCGATGCCACCCAGGCCGCCATCATCATGCTGAATTGTGAAACCGACTTCGTGGCCAAAAACCAGGAAATCATTGATTTCACCCGCAGCATTCTCGACCTAGGCATCGAAAAAAACTGCCAAAACCTTGAAGAAGTTAAGGCAGCCGACATGAACGGCCGCAGCGTGGAAGCCAACTTGACCGACCTCATTGGCAAAACCGGTGAGAAACTGAATCTTTCGCATTTCGACGTGATCAGTGGTGCCAAGGCTTTTGCCTACATACATCCCGGCAACCGCGTGGCTTCAATCGCCGCCCTGAACAAAGCCGATGTCAATGACATTGACCAGCTTGGTAAGGATGTTGTGATGCAGATCGCCGCTATGTCTCCTGTTGCCATCGACAAGGATGACGTTGACCCGAAGATCATTGAGAAAGAGATCGAGATCGGTAAAGATCAGGCACGTCAGGAAGGCAAACCTGAAGAACTGGTTGAAAAAATCGCTTTGGGAAAACTCAACAAGTTCTATAAGGAAAGCACCCTGCTGAACCAGGAGTTCATCAAGGAAAGCAAAAAGACCGTTCGTCAGATGCTCGAAGATGCTGACAAGAATCTGACCGTTGTAGCATTCAAACGCCTGGCACTGGGACAGTAA
- the pyrH gene encoding UMP kinase, whose protein sequence is MPQYKRILLKLSGESLAGPGGQGIDPAMLNVYAEEIKDLTRQGIEVGVVLGGGNIFRGLQGSGKGVDRVQGDYMGMLATVINSMALQSALEAMDVPATVLSGMPVEPVAKKMNRRDAMALLKAGQVVIMAGGTGNPFFTTDSAAALRAVEIRADVLLKGTRVDGVYTADPEKDAKARKYDTLTFEQAYRENLRIMDLTAFTLCQENDLPIIVFNINQKGILHELLVEGKPAGTLVSN, encoded by the coding sequence ATGCCTCAGTATAAAAGGATATTGCTCAAGCTCAGCGGCGAGTCGCTGGCAGGGCCTGGAGGGCAGGGGATTGATCCTGCCATGTTAAATGTTTACGCCGAAGAAATCAAAGACCTGACCAGGCAAGGCATAGAAGTAGGCGTGGTGCTTGGCGGAGGAAATATCTTCAGGGGTCTGCAGGGCAGCGGTAAGGGTGTTGACCGGGTTCAGGGCGATTATATGGGGATGTTGGCCACGGTGATCAACAGCATGGCCCTGCAGTCGGCACTCGAAGCCATGGACGTCCCGGCCACGGTACTTTCGGGGATGCCTGTTGAGCCGGTGGCTAAAAAGATGAACCGCCGAGATGCCATGGCCTTGCTTAAAGCGGGCCAGGTGGTGATCATGGCCGGAGGTACAGGCAATCCGTTTTTCACCACTGACTCGGCCGCAGCACTCAGGGCAGTCGAAATCAGAGCGGATGTCCTCCTGAAGGGGACACGTGTTGACGGGGTCTATACCGCTGATCCGGAAAAGGATGCTAAGGCCAGGAAATATGATACGCTGACCTTTGAACAGGCTTACCGCGAAAACCTGCGCATCATGGACCTGACGGCCTTTACCCTTTGCCAGGAAAACGACCTGCCCATCATCGTTTTCAACATAAACCAGAAAGGCATATTGCACGAGCTGCTGGTGGAAGGTAAGCCCGCCGGGACGCTCGTTTCAAATTAA
- the frr gene encoding ribosome recycling factor encodes MNEEIEFLQEAAEEGMEKAIGHLERELSKLRAGKANPQMLDSVKVDYYGTLTKLSQVSNINTPDPRQIVIQPWEKNMLAPIEKAIMAANLGFNPQNDGTLIRVVVPPLTEERRRDLVKKAKTEAENTKVGIRSARREAIDAAKKLEKEGTPEDMVKKFEADIQELTNKYIAKVDQLVEAKETDIMTI; translated from the coding sequence ATGAACGAAGAAATTGAATTTTTACAAGAGGCTGCAGAAGAGGGTATGGAAAAAGCCATTGGCCACCTGGAACGTGAGTTGTCGAAGCTGCGTGCCGGAAAAGCCAACCCTCAAATGCTTGATAGCGTCAAGGTGGACTATTATGGCACCCTGACCAAGCTTTCGCAAGTATCGAACATCAACACCCCTGATCCGCGTCAGATCGTCATCCAGCCCTGGGAAAAGAACATGCTGGCCCCCATTGAAAAGGCCATCATGGCTGCCAACCTGGGTTTCAACCCCCAGAACGACGGCACCCTGATCCGGGTTGTTGTTCCGCCCCTGACCGAGGAAAGGCGTCGCGACCTGGTGAAGAAAGCCAAGACCGAAGCCGAGAACACCAAGGTAGGAATTCGCAGCGCCCGCCGCGAAGCCATTGATGCCGCCAAAAAGCTGGAAAAAGAGGGAACTCCTGAAGACATGGTGAAGAAGTTTGAAGCGGATATCCAGGAGCTGACCAACAAATACATTGCCAAGGTAGATCAGCTGGTGGAAGCCAAGGAGACCGACATCATGACCATTTAA